A window from Vigna angularis cultivar LongXiaoDou No.4 chromosome 7, ASM1680809v1, whole genome shotgun sequence encodes these proteins:
- the LOC108332309 gene encoding 30S ribosomal protein S9, chloroplastic, whose translation MAVSLSALSTSLSSLSFSSHISQRPNTLSFATTLSLSRFPKIPSLVVSATALAEPETEDLKKFVKSRLPGGFAAQTIIGTGRRKSAIARVVLQEGTGKFIINYRDAKEYLQGNPLWLQYIKVPLITLGYESSYDVFVKAEGGGLSGQAQAISLGIARALLKVSEDHRSPLRQEGLLTRDSRVVERKKVGLKKARKAPQYSKR comes from the exons ATGGCGGTTTCCCTTTCGGCACTCAGCACCTCCctctcttcactttctttctcttcccACATTTCTCAGAGACCCAACACTCTCTCCTTCGCCACAACGCTCTCCCTCTCGCGCTTCCCCAAAATCCCTTCCCTCGTCGTCTCCGCCACTGCGCTCGCCGAACCGGAAACCGAAGACCTCAAGAAGTTCGTCAAATCGAGGCTTCCTGGTGGCTTCGCCGCCCAGACCATCATAGGCACCGGTCGCCGTAAGAGCGCCATCGCTCGCGTCGTTCTCCAGGAAGGAACCGGCAAATTCATCATCAATTACCGCGACGCTAAG GAATATCTTCAAGGAAACCCATTGTGGCTTCAATACATTAAGGTCCCTTTGATAACTTTGGGATATGAAAGTAGTTATGATGTTTTTGTCAAAGCTGAGGGTGGTGGCTTGTCTGGTCAGGCACAGGCAATTTCTCTTGGCATTGCCCGTGCCTTGCTGAAGGTGAGCGAAGATCATAGATCACCATTGAGACAGGAAGGACTTCTTACCAGAGATTCCAGAGTGGTTGAGAGGAAGAAAGTTGGTTTGAAGAAAGCTCGTAAAGCCCCTCAATATTCCAAACGTTGA
- the LOC108331461 gene encoding probable hexosyltransferase MUCI70, which produces MFQNKSVSISLSDEESDELGRMRVRARRKRKKLGNRRLLRKLFVRYWMLLVIVPAAGLFIFEATRIGRSLNGLNTNSRIETRTHRIDGSSPTLRKAPTNLNRLDPTTHVVAGIRERCLKLLPPEKLEQLDIPVEQESSRIPVGEVLYMSESDRSFVGANVTLSQLRTEDTRFNLFTGNQTFEERDRSFEVKETMTVHCGFFSVNGGFKISDQDKSYMQGCKVVVSTCAFGGGDDLYQPIGMSEASLKKVCYVAFWDEITVKAQELVERRIGENGFIGNWRVVVVRDLPFADQRLNGKIPKMLSHRLFPQAKYSIWVDSKSQFRRDPLGVLETLLWRPKSLLAISEHGARSSVYDEAKAVVKKNKAKPEEVEVQLNQYRKDGLPEDKRFNGKKALCEASVIIRKHTPLTNLLMCVWFNEVVRFTSRDQLSFPYVLWRLKAFQNINTFPVCTRKDLVNSMGHVRKAKPLQG; this is translated from the exons ATGTTCCAGAACAAGAGTGTCTCGATCTCCTTGTCGGATGAGGAATCCGACGAGCTGGGTCGGATGCGGGTCCGCGCGCGACGGAAGCGCAAGAAACTCGGCAACAGAAGATTGCTCCGGAAGCTATTCGTCAGATACTGGATGCTGCTCGTCATTGTTCCAGCTGCGGGATTGTTCATATTCGAGGCCACCAGAATTGGGCGAAGCTTGAATGGTTTAAACACGAACAGCCGCATAGAAACACGCACTCACAGAATAGATGGATCTAGTCCCACATTGCGGAAGGCCCCCACCAACTTGAATCGCCTCGATCCTACCACACATGTTGTGGCTGGCATCAGAGAGC GTTGCTTGAAGCTCCTACCTCCTGAAAAGCTTGAGCAGCTGGATATACCTGTGGAACAAGAATCTTCTAGAATTCCTGTTGGTGAAGTTTTATACATGTCAGAGAGTGATAGGTCTTTTGTAGGTGCGAATGTTACGTTGTCTCAATTGCGTACAGAGGACACAcggtttaatttatttactgGAAATCAAACATTTGAGGAGAGAGATAGAAGTTTTGAG GTGAAAGAAACTATGACGGTACATTGTGGGTTTTTCAGTGTGAATGGTGGGTTTAAGATATCTGATCAAGATAAAAGTTACATGCAAGGTTGCAAAGTCGTGGTATCTACTTGTGCATTTGGTGGTGGAGATGATCTCTATCAGCCAATTGGAATGTCTGAGGCTTCGCTTAAGAAG GTTTGCTATGTTGCATTCTGGGATGAAATCACCGTCAAAGCGCAGGAGTTGGTGGAGCGTAGAATCGGGGAAAATGGCTTTATTGGAAATTGGCGTGTTGTTGTTGTTCGAGATCTTCCTTTTGCCGATCAAAGGTTGAATGGTAAAATTCCCAAG ATGTTAAGTCATCGCCTTTTTCCTCAAGCTAAATACTCAATTTGGGTAGACTCTAAGTCCCAATTCCGGAGAGACCCACTAGGTGTGTTGGAAACACTTCTTTGGCGCCCAAAATCTTTGCTTGCCATATCAGAACATGGAGCTCGCAGTAGTGTCTACGATGAGGCTAAGGCTGTTGTCAAGAAGAACAAAGCCAAGCCAGAGGAAGTTGAAGTGCAACTGAATCAATACAGAAAAGATGGCTTGCCAGAAGACAAGAGATTTAATGGGAAAAAAG CTCTATGCGAAGCCTCTGTTATCATCAGGAAGCATACACCCCTAACTAATCTATTGATGTGCGTCTGGTTTAATGAGGTGGTTCGCTTCACTTCTAGGGATCAGCTCAGCTTCCCTTATGTCCTGTGGAGGCTGAAAGCATTCCAAAACATCAATACTTTTCCAGTTTGTACTCGCAAAGATCTTGTCAATAGTATGGGCCATGTCCGCAAGGCCAAACCTTTGCAAGGCTGA
- the LOC108320332 gene encoding protein DETOXIFICATION 33-like, producing the protein MSMDTPLLQNTENPDTAEEKTLKFAVKSFAFESKKLWRLAGPAILTCICQYSLGALTQTFAGHVDDLALAAVSVENSVVAGLAFGVMLGMGSALETLCGQAFGAGQMTMLGVYMQRSWVILFITALLMLPIYIWSPPILVLLGQTSQISHAAGKFALWMIPQLFAYAINFPIQKFLQAQGKVLVMLWVSVGVLVLHTVFSWLLILKLEWGLIGAAITLNTSWWLIVIAQLLYILITKSDGAWTGFTWLAFVDLFGFVKLSLASAVMLCLEFWYLMILVVITGRLENPLIPVDAISICMNINGWDAMIAIGFNAAISVRVSNELGAGDFKAARFSVWVVSITSVAIGFVVMIVVLSTKDFFPYFFTTSSAVAHETTKLAALLGVTVLLNSLQPVLSGVAVGAGWQSLVAYINIGCYYVFGLPAGIILGFTLNFGVVGIWSGMIAGIVLQTTILIVVTSITNWKKEAEEAEGRVRKWGGTIAYDQ; encoded by the exons ATGTCAATGGACACTCCCTTGCTACAGAACACTGAGAATCCTGACACTGCTGAGGAAAAGACACTCAAGTTTGCTGTTAAGAGTTTTGCTTTTGAATCAAAGAAGCTATGGAGACTAGCAGGCCCCGCTATCCTCACCTGTATATGTCAGTACTCGCTCGGTGCACTCACTCAAACTTTTGCAGGCCATGTTGATGATCTTGCTCTTGCAGCAGTTTCTGTAGAAAACTCCGTCGTTGCAGGTCTTGCTTTTGGAGTCATG TTGGGAATGGGAAGTGCCTTGGAGACTCTGTGTGGGCAAGCTTTTGGTGCAGGACAGATGACGATGTTGGGAGTGTACATGCAGAGATCATGGGTCATCTTGTTCATCACTGCACTTCTTATGTTACCTATTTATATTTGGTCACCCCCAATTTTAGTGTTGCTTGGACAAACATCTCAGATTTCACATGCTGCAG GAAAATTTGCTCTGTGGATGATACCCCAGTTATTTGCATATGCTATAAACTTTCCAATCCAAAAGTTTTTGCAGGCACAAGGGAAAGTGTTGGTCATGTTATGGGTATCAGTGGGTGTTTTGGTGCTGCACACAGTTTTTAGCTGGCTTCTTATACTGAAGCTGGAGTGGGGTCTGATTGGAGCAGCTATCACTCTTAACACATCATGGTGGTTGATTGTGATTGCACAACTGCTCTACATTCTCATCACAAAGTCAGATGGAGCATGGACTGGATTCACATGGCTAGCATTTGTGGACTTGTTTGGTTTTGTCAAGCTTTCTCTTGCTTCAGCTGTTATGCTATG CTTGGAGTTCTGGTATTTGATGATACTGGTGGTGATAACAGGGCGTTTGGAAAATCCTCTGATACCTGTTGATGCCATATCTATCTG TATGAACATTAATGGCTGGGATGCCATGATTGCAATTGGGTTCAATGCTGCTATAAG TGTGAGAGTGTCAAATGAACTTGGTGCTGGTGATTTCAAGGCTGCAAGGTTTTCAGTGTGGGTGGTTTCAATCACATCAGTGGCCATAGGTTTTGTGGTCATGATCGTAGTGCTATCAACAAAGGATTTTTTTCCCTACTTTTTTACCACCAGCTCTGCAGTTGCGCATGAAACAACTAAGCTTGCTGCTTTGCTCGGTGTCACTGTGCTTCTAAACAGCCTTCAACCAGTCCTATCTG GTGTTGCTGTTGGAGCTGGTTGGCAATCTCTTGTAGCATACATCAACATTGGGTGCTACTATGTATTTGGATTACCAGCAGGAATAATCTTGGGATTTACACTTAATTTTGGAGTAGTG GGTATTTGGTCAGGGATGATTGCAGGCATAGTTTTGCAGACCACAATCCTTATAGTAGTCACTTCAATAACCAATTGGAAAAAAGAG GCTGAAGAAGCAGAGGGTCGTGTGAGAAAATGGGGAGGAACAATTGCATATGatcaatga